The Pseudoalteromonas rubra nucleotide sequence AACCACATACTGAGATCAAAACCGAGCATCAACCAGTCAGCGTTCAACAGACTGGTTATGACACTGTGGTGTGTGGTGAGCATATTGACCAGAGGAATAGCAAAATAAACCAGTGCTGCGATCCAAAGCAAAGTTGACCACTGTTCCCGGCTCCGATTGATTAAACAATACAGACAGCACAGCACCCATGCTGCAAACAACACATGCATCTCCCAGGCAGCCCGGTCTGGCATATCAGGCGCAAGCAGTCGATTGCTTAAAAAATAACAACCAATCGCAATTGGCAGACCCAGCAAAGCGCCTCTGTTTAGCCTGGCAATTAAAGTAATGAGTAATGAAGGTGTGGCCTCTTTCATCACTTGCTTTTTAAGCCAGATGATCATCCCAGAGGCAATCATCGCAGCACCAAACAACCCGCAGAGGAAATACACCCAGCGCAGATAAATATCGGCAAACAGGCCTTCGTGAAGATGCTCAAGTAGATCATACACTGCAGCAGCCCGCCCTACTTTGCCAGTTGCTATCTCAACCTCAACCCGCTCTGTACGGGCGTGGTACTTGAGCAATGAGGCAAACTCAACCCCTTCACTGGTTTCAAACCAGATCTCTATGTGTTCAGTGTCAGTGCCCCTGTCAATAACACCGACAAAGTTGACCGCCTGATCGGTCACTCGCTGTTTTGCATCAGACAGTGCCGTATCTACATTTAGCTGCGCGGGCAAAATCTCAGTGTCCAGAGTGGTGTAATCCTCCAGCTGAGAAGCATCATAAAACTGACGATGCATCTGCCTGCCTTCACCATACTGACTATCAATGACCTTAGACATGGTCACCCCCATGAGCAACATAACGCCGCTGTAGGTAATCATTAAATGAAACGGCAATGGCAATACACTGAAAACATTATGAATATCCAACCAGGAACGCAGGCCTTTAGCGCTTCGAAAAGTAAAAAACTCTGCAAAAATCTTCCTGTGAATGATCACCCCGGTCACCAAGCCAATTAACATGAGCATGCCTGCCAGACTGGTCAGGATATAACCCACCAGCGGCGGCACGTAATGCAAGTTATAGTGCAGCCGGTACAGGGTTTCTCCGCCACTGGTATCGCGGATAGACGTAATGTCTCCCGTATTTGGCTCAAGCGGCTTCTCATACCACTGACGACGGACCTGTTTCTCTGGGTCGCCGGGCTGTAACCAGGAAATTTCGATGTAAGGATCCCGTGAGGTAGGCAGGCTCACATACCACTGAGATGCATCATCAGCGTGTTCGCCAAGCTGTGCCATCGCCAAATCAATGGCTTGTTTGTCCGAAATATCATTGCTTGTGACAATTTCAGGCTTCATCCAGCGGTCAATCTCGTTTTCGAAATAACCGACACTGCCAGTCACAAAGATAAAATATAATAACCAGGCAAACACCACGCCGCTCCAGGTGTGCAGCCAGCCCATGGACTGTCGAAACCTTGCTTTCATAGGGCCTCCGATACAGAAAGTAAGTGGATTAGGCCATACAGCAAGGCTATTAGGGTCGATATCAGCAAAGTTGCACGCCATGCCGTTCTGACTGTAAATACACTGATCACAACCAACGTATAAACAACAAAACTCCACATCATACCGGCAACGATGCCATCCACTTTGTTATCCCCGGGTAATTGAGAAATGGCTATGGCGGCGAGGTTAGCAATCGCAAATCCGCCAACCAGGGCAAGTAATAGCCGCCAGCCAAGCGCAAAGGCTTGACCAGGCTTTGCTGATAAGCTCATGATATTAAAACCATATTATGAAGAAACAGACGCCATATCAGCCACAGTCTAAACGAGCACTATGGCTGAGATGATTAGAGGTTAGAACTGATAGGTCAGCGTTAAACGAATGTCACGACCGGCTTCTTTGATACCAACCACATTTTCATAGCCAGGGATATGACCATAGTCGGCGACACTGCCATGACTACGATATGATTCATCGAGCAGGTTCTGAACAGACAAGTCCACTTTTAATGCCTCAAACGGCGCATAGCTGATGTAAGCATCAACCAGTTGATAACTTGGCTTACTGATGGTTTCCAGTTCAGTGACCCAGCCCAGCTCCATAGAGCGATGGAAAACCTCGATATCATTGAGGCTTGCGACATAATTATAATTCCAGCCCAGTTTGATCTGTTCATTCAGGCGGTAGTTAAAATTAACATTGACCGAATCGCCAACTGCATTCCCCAGCCCGCCATATTCATAGGCGGCCATATCGATACCATTGATTGTAACGGGTTTAGTAGAATCCGGGGCTGCCGGATCTGGCAAGTTAAATACGGCATTATTCAGTTCAACATCATTATTGTTGTAGCTGATAATCACATCAAAATTATCCGCCTGATATCCTGCAACCAGCTCAAATCCTTTGCTTTCTAACTCACCGATGTTTTCATAGAAAACGCCTTCTCTGCCTTTAAACTTGTCAAATACCACATCATCTATGGTACTGACATACAATGACGCTTCCAGCATCCAGGTGCCATCGTTGTATTGCAGACCCAGTTCAGTATTTTCAACCTCTTCAGGGTTCAGGTTTTCATTGGGTGTTAACTCACCGACAGTGAAGGCATCAGCCACCTGCCTGCCACGCAGCGCTTCGGCGTAGCCCAACGACAGCTTGAGATTGTCAGCAAGCTCGTACACAAGGCCGACGTTTTTACTGATCCCATCCTGTTTTTCCGTTGAAAATGCGTTGCTGGTTGTCACTGGATTGCCATTGCCATCTTTTTCGATAACCCAGACACCATCCACTTTCACCCAGTTTGCATCAATACCGCTGTGATCGAGTTCATAACTGTCATGACGCAAGCCAAAACTCAGCAGTAAATCGTCGCGCATTTGCCAGTGATCCTGCACATAGAGCCCAGTCACTGTGCCATCTTCATCATAAATGCCGCCAAAATCGCCATAAGACTCAGAGTCTACTTTGTCATTTTTGCGCTCGATACCATATGTCACGGTGTGCGCACCAATATCACTGGTATTGCGAATATCAAAGCCGGTCGTTTCAATCGACGCATCCCAGGTATATAACTCACGTTTAAATGATGACTCGGTCTGATAAACCGTGGTTTCTAAATTAACCAAAGCGCTGTGATACCAGGTATGGTTTAGAACCAAAGTTTCGCGCTCCCCCCAGGATGAGAACAGTGGATCGGTCTGTAGCGGTGCCCAGTTGGTTTGCTTACCAAATTTACCTTCTTCTTTGCGACGCTCAAAACTAACAACCAACTCCTGATTGTCAGTCAGTTGCGTATTAACTTTCACAAACCCTAGGGTCTGATCAGCAGCAGTCCCAGGAATTTCCTGACCATCACCATCTTCCATGTTCTCCCGGCTAACAGTGACATACGAGGCCAGCACACCTATCGAATCGGTGACTTTACCGTATAAAGATACGCTTTCTTTGTGGCCATCATTGGTGAAATAACTCGCTTTAACTGTACCGCCAAATCGTTCACTGGCTTTGAGTAAATCATCAGCACTTTTGGTTTTAAAACGAATAGCACCGCCTACGGCGCCTGAACCTGCCGTTGCCTCACCAGCCCCCGCTTGCACTTCAACGCTACGCAGCAACTCCGGCTCTATTGCAACCCGGCCAATATGATGGAACAAGGTACTAGTTTGTGGCGCACCATCCACCGTGACATTCACCATGGAATCTTCCAGACCCCGGACAAAAACCTTTTGTGCAATCCCCAAGGATCCGCCGACCGTAACCGACGGAGTATGGCGAAAAACGTCTTCCAAGTCGTTCGCCTGATAATTTTCTAACACCTCAGGCGTGATCTCTGAATTGGTTGTGGCACCAACGACCGCGATCCGCTCTATTTTCTGCTCGTCAGTGTCAGCGTAAGTCTGCGCAGCATAAACGCTGGTTCCAAAACCGCTCAAAGCAACCGAACAGGCTAACAAACTTTTTTTAAACAAATGATTTTTATGTGGGGCAAGTGGCATGATTTACATCTCAGTCAAACAACAAGTTAAAAGTCTAAATCGGAATTATTGTCATTTAAACTTTTCAGGCAATCACTTTTACAACTGTTACATTTGGCAAATAGGAATCATTATCGTAACCAAAAGACCACCGGTGCTGGGGTTATGTGCCGAGATACTGGCTCCCACACTCGCCAGATGGCGCTTTGCCAGCGCCAGACCCAGACCAAAACTGTCATTTTCTGCAAGACGGGCGTTATCAACACGAAAAAATGGTTCAAACACTTTCTCAAGAAATACCTCCGGGATCCCTGGCCCCTGATCCTGAATTTGAATGCAATACAGCTCAGATTGCTGTGTCAGTGTGATCTGCACATGCTTGCCCACCGGCGTGTAACGCAGCGCATTGCGAATAACGTTTTCTACGGCAGGACACAAAGCACGGTGGCAGCTGTTTTGAACAATAGCGTTAGCGGGAGGGTCGAAAATAATACGCCTGTCGGGAAACTCGAACCTGGCATCCTCCACCAGCACATCGAGCAAGTCCACTAAGTCGACATTTTCTCTTTTTAGCACTGGTTTTTCATTTTCCAACCAGGCCAGTGTCAATGAATCTTCAACGAGCTTTCTGATCTGAGCAGACTCGCGCGCGATCCGTGCAAGATGTATCTGAGCATCATCCACATCAAAGCTCTCGACCGCAATGTCGAGACGCGTGAGCGGTGTGCGTAACTCATGAGACAGATCAGCAATGAGCTGACGCTGGCTGGCGATCAACTCGCCAATTTTGGCCGCCATCTGGTCAAATGTGGCAGCCAGATGAGCAAACTCATCGTTACGTTTTCCTAAATATCTGCCTAGCCTGACCTTAAAGTTACCCCGGCTAAACGCCGATGTGGCACTGTCCAGCTTGCGCAGCGGAGTAATAATGTGCTGATAAAGTAGTACTGACAGCACAGCTAGCACCCCCATCGGGATCAGGACCTGAAGCAAAAACTTGGTGGTTGCCCAGTAAGTACCGGGGCGCATCCTGCTAGGTAGCTTTATCAACAAGCTGGCATTGCTGTGCTCAAAGGGTAATTCCATCACCGGATTTGCGGAAAAATAGAGATGAATCTTCCACTCTATACTGCGCCCAAAATGGTAAGTGCCAACAATGTCTTTATCTATCGGTTCGCCGGCAAGATGGATCGCCCTGAAACTGGCGACCGATGCCCAGGTCGATTCTTCCGTCATCAGTTGCGCTAACCAGGCATTCAGTGCCTGGATATTATTAGCCATATAGAGTTGTTCAGACTTGATGCGCCACTGCGTCAGCTCTGCACGATCCGCTTTTGCAATCATGCTCATGCTTTCTTCTGTTTTTAATGTCAGTGCATGTAACAGGTAGAAAAATGCCACTAGGCCCGTTGCCACAATTATGCACAACTTCCAGAGAAATGTGCGCTTCATTTAAAACAGTACCCTTGACCATGCACCGTTTGCAGCCGCTCGCCATACCAGTTGGCATCATTGAGCTTTCTGCGTACCCGGCTTAAATGCATATCCAGGCTGCGATCATATGCGCCAAGCTTTTTGTTCAATACCGACAAATAAAGGTCAGCCTTAGGGACTATAGTATTTTGCTGTGACATGAGTGCCCACAGCAGTTTGAACTGGATCGGCGTAAAATCCAGCGGTTCACCATGCAGTGTTATAGACTGCGTTTGCAGTGCGAGCCTGAGACCGTCCACAGTAATTTCAGATTGAGTGATGGGTGCAGTATTACCATGACTACGCTTCAACAGGCGCTCAATTCTCAGTAATAACTCTGTCGCGTTAAAAGGCTTTGCTACGTAGTCATCCGCACCATGACTGAGGCCCACAATCCTTTCTTCTTCTGCGCCTTTGGCGGAGACCATGATCACTGGCTGCTGGCTCGATTCGCGCAGTTTTTGCAGCAAAGTAACCCCATCAAGTTTAGGTAACATTTTATCCAGCAAGATCAAATGGTGCTGCTGCGTCCTTGCCACTTCAAGTCCCCGTTCCCCGTCAAAGCATTGATCTATGTGATAGCCCGCTTTACGCAATAAATCAGCCAGATAAACGCTTAGCGTATTGTCGTCTTCGATTAAGAGTATTTTTTGTACCACACACGGCCCCGATAATAAAAATGATAATCAGTTGCAGATAGGCATAATAAGGACAGACACTGTAAATGTAAATTGTACACACATGAGGAATAGTGATGTTTGCGCAACTAGCTGATAAACATATCTGTAATAGGGTGTAATCGTACAGAAGTTAAGACTGAACCATAATAATGAGGCACTTATAACCCCGACAAGGAGTAAGCTCATGGCATTTCCTACCGCAGTAAACAGTCAGATCACAGATTCCGTCTCTCAGGTTAATACCAATGTACTAGGAGATAGTCCGGCCGTCGCGACCGGCAACTTTATGCTAGCGACAAGCCAGGCATTAGCCAATGCTGCACATCAGGCTACGCTTTCACAAAGATTCTCCAAAACGCCTGTTGCTCGGGGGGTGGACATGTTGTATGGCATAGATACAGCTACGACAGCAGTAGGCACTAGCAGGATATTCAGATAATATAACTGTGTGGTTCAGCATCAGGATCCCGGTGGAAACAACCAACGGGCCAATCCTCCTAGTCTCAGCTATACAAGATAAGATTTGGCCGTCACACGCGATGGCAAACAAAATCACCGAGCCGCTCGAACAGGCTCAATTCTCTCATCCATATCAACACATAGCACTACCCGGTAGCCACTACAGTTTTAACCGTGAGACCCAAAACCAGGTCAATCAGTGTCTAACCAAAACGCTGGTTAACCAGTGTCAGTAGCCGGGCTTTACAATTGGCCTTCGCACAGCTCCATATATCATAACTAATTGGCTTTTCAGGCCAGTCCGCTGAAGGAGATTGTCAGTCATTAGCGCAACCTTTCCTGTCCAAAACTCCCTTGCCATTTAAACAAGCACATAGATTCCCCCCTGCCTGTGGGGTTTACAGCTGAACAAATTAACGCTAGTTTCGTACCTAATAATGATAAAAAAGGGAAATGTGTGATGCGAAATCAGTTGCTTTTTATATGCATAAGTTTGTGTTTGACGGCCTGTGGCGGCAGTGGGGGTAACAAAGGTAATGAGAACACCCAATCTCCGGGTTCAAGCCCAGTGTCTCCGCCGGATAATAACCGCTTGCCAGACTCTCCCCAGGCGCGTCCCGATGTCACATTTAACGAAGCACTGATTGATGACGTAGAACACTTTGTCACGCTGGCCCATTCAGTGCAGTACTTTTATCCCTCTGAAGAAGTAAGTGCATCAAACTGGCCACTCTTTATTGCCGAGAGTATTGTCGAGTTAAGCCAGACAGAAGAAGCGGCGCGCTCAGACAAGGGCATAGAGTTACTAAGACAAATCGCACCCTATGTCACAACACAACAGGACCACTTGCCCACACTAGAGCAACAAACACAAGTCATGGCCTGGCAACAAAATGCGCCTTTTTCGCAGCGTTTCTATGAAAGAGATCTGCGCTCAGGCAACTACGACTCACTCAGTAACCAGCTGTACTTGCCCAACAACCGATATGCGACACTGGACTATGGCCAGCAAAGGGTTTATGTCCCTTTGTACCTGCCTGCACAAGCTCAGTTGACGGGCGATACATTTTCCCGGGTGGGCCGCTGGCAACTGACAGAAAACTTTGAACAGCCGGAAATATGCATGGCGACCGTCTCTGGCATGTGGGCCATGATCCAGCACTTTTGGCCTTATTTTCACCAAGTCGAACTGAACTGGACGCAAAGCCTTAAGCCATTATTAAATGCCTGCACTGAGTCGGACCTTACGCAAAGAAACACCCGCATTTATACCGAATTTACCAAGCTCAATGACAACCACCTCAATATTGCCTTACCAAACCCCGAGTTGCCTCCGTTTGATTATTACATGCCCTTTTTCTTCGAAATGGTTGAAGGGAAAGCCATTGTTACGCGCACGGAGCAAAACAATCCGTCGGAAATCGAGATTGGCGATGAAATAACCTCCATTGACGGTGAAGCGGTGCAGGCTTATCTGCAAAACCGAACTGCTCATTCTTTCTACAACCAACTACAAGGGGTTAACCGGGTTGCACGCATGCACTTTTACCAAACCTCTTCAACACCCGTTCACTACGAGATAAAAAAGCCAGATGAGCGTGTGATCCAGCAAACCGTAACCCCGCTTAAGAGCGAGAGCGCTCTCAATTTCAGCGGTCTCAGATATGTGCCCCACAGCGTTGATGTGCTGGAACCTTTAGGTGACAACATTTATCGTATTAATGTATATAATGTCGAACAGCAAGGCCTCAGCTCACTCAAGTCGCAGCTGGCAGAGGCCAAAGCCGTCGTGCTGGATATGCGCCATTACCCAACCAGTTGGCCAGGGTGGCAGGGGGTACTCAGTTGGTTTATTAAAACGGATGCCGTTAACAACACGCTTGCCAACTACTGGCAAGGTGCACCCAATCAAAGTGACGTGCAGGTACAAAGCCTGCCACAGACAATCCGTATTGCACAGGACGCACTGAATATTCCGGCAATAGCACTGGCCTCCAGGGAAAGCCAAAGTCGGAATGAGCATGCACTTGTGTTTGCACGCGCTGGCGGAATAAAAGTCCTGGGTGAAGCCACATCAGGGATCAACGGAGAAGTCTTTGAAGCGGATTTCTTTAACTTCTCGGATAACTTGTCTCGGGATAATATTTTTGTCTTTACCAATATGCTTGCAAACCGACTCAATGGTGATCCCTTGATCAACGCGGGCGTCGAAATTGATATATGGGTACCCAGGACGATAGAAAGCGTCATAACACATCAAGATAACCAGCTGGTAGAAGCTGTGAAATACTTAAAAGCGCAGCTAGAGTAAAACCGCGACCGCAATAGTCTGTACGCTAAGCACTTTAACTGGGCCTGACTCCAACAAGCCAAGAGTTACACTTTATCTACAAAAAAATGTGTACTAACCTGAGCTGGAAGAGCAGAAAATAAAAGGACTTACATTATGTTAGACATGCTGAGAAATGGAGATCTTCCGTTGGCCCCCACAGTGCTTGCGCTACAGTTCATCCTGTGTCTGGGAGTAAACTTACTGATTGCTTATAAATATCAATACAGCAAAGCCGCTGCAATGCTCGTTGCTTTGATCCCTTTTATCAATATCTATGCAACCTACGTGTATATTGGTCTGGCGATATTTCATTCAAGAAAAGTCAAAGGCACGGGTAACCCGGGTTAATACCATCACCATATTAAGTAACCCGAAGCGACTAAAACGCTTCAGCTTTTCATTTCCCCGCCTGCAGCTTTTGCCATGTCAAATCCACCCCAGAGATTTTGCTATCAAACGAATACCCAGCATGGCGGTAAAGAGCAGCACAGAAAAGCCCAGAATATTCGAAACCGTAGTATTTGCGTATTTCCCTAGCATTCGTTTGTTGTTCATAACATACAGCAAAAAACCGGCGATAATTGGCAATAACAGGCCGTTGGCAAACTGAGCCAACAGAATGATCTCTATGGGTTTAATATTGGCCATAGATAAAACGGCACCAATCACTATCACAGTAACGCTGATCAAGCGAAAGGCCCGCGTGTCTACTTCGGTGTTCAATTGCAGCAACTCGGTGACCACGTAACTGGTTGCCAGTGGCGCTGTGATAACACTGCTCAATCCCGCAGCAAACAAGCCAATGCCCAACAGGTATTTAGACAAACTGCCAAACAGCGGCTCAAACACTTTGGCCATATCAACGGCATTATTAACACTCAAACCGAGGGTAAAGATACTCGCCGCTGCCGTAGAGGTCACCAGAATGGCGATAAGCCCACCCAGACCAATGGAAATGGCAGTATCTGCACGCGCTTGTGGGATATCCTCCGGATTTGTCCAATGCGCCTTAGCTGCCGACGCATGTAAAAACAGGTTGTAAGGCACCACAGTTGTGCCTATCAGCGCTATCACTGTCAGCAAAGACCCTTCTGGTAATTGAGGGGTTGCCATGCCCTTTAGCAGCGCCGTTAAATCTGGATCAACCAGGAAAAAGGTGACCACAAAAGCCAATGCCATAATTGCCACCAGCGTGATCAAGATACGCTCTATTTGTTTGTAAGTACCGAGAATTAAAATCACGGCACCAACCGCCGTCAATGCAATAATAGAGCCACGAAAGACCCACTTGCCCGGCGTCGTGATCGCCTCAATACCCAGCGCAGCACCCACTAAATTGCCCGCCTCATACGCAGCATTTCCGACACAAATGGCCACAATGATTAAGATAAACAATGGCCACTTCCAAATCGAGTCGGCCAGCGATTGATGGATCACGGCCCCCAGCCCCTGCTGTGTTACTATCCCGGCGCGGGCTGACATCTCCTGCAAAATGATGGTTGCCAGAGTTGCAAAAACCAACGCCCATAACAAAGCATAACCAAACTGAGCACCGGCTAACGTACACGCGGTAATAGTGCCAGGACCTATAAAAGCGGCGGTCACAATTACGCCTGGCCCCAGGTTTTTAAGTTTCTTTAGCATGATTTCACTTTCCTAACAGGTACATTGACATCCGCTGAGCTCCCTCATTTCAGATCTTAAAGCGATTAACGATAGCAGCCAGCTCGCCTGCCTTTTCACTCAGGTTAGTACTGACAGCTAAATTCTCAGTACCAATCGACACCGACTCTTTACTGTGCTGTGAAATAGAGTCAGTGCGCTCTGATACTTCCTTGTCAACGATGTTTTGCTCCTTGGTTGCATCAGCGATATGCTCATTGACACTGAGGATTTCATTGATAAATTGCACTATTTGTTTGAGCGACTCGGATGCAGAAGCTGCTTTATCAACGGTGGTCGCACTGTAACTTTTACTCGACTCCATTGCGCGTACCGCGTCTTTTGAGCCGTCAGTGAGTGTGTTGATCACACCCAGGATCTGAGATGCGCTTTTTTGCGTCCGGGTAGCCAGCTCTCTGACTTCGTCGGCCACCACAGCAAACCCTCGACCCTGTTCCCCTGCGCGTGCTGCCTCAATGGCCGCATTCAACGCTAACAGGTTGGTTTGTTCGGCTATTTCCTGAATAATGGATAATGACCCGGAGATCCCCTGAACATCCCCTTCCAACTTTGAAATCACGCTACTGGCCTCATCCAGTTTTTCGGCCAGGGTATTCACTGAGTTCATGGCTTCATCGACAGAGTGCCGGGTATCATTGGCGCTGCTATCGGCATTTTTAGCCGAGTTAGCGGCCTCATTGGCATTGCGGGAAATTTCTTCAGCAGATGCTGTCAGCTGAGTCATCGCCGTGGCTATCAGCTCAGTTTCCGTTTGCTGGCGCAGTAATATTGAGTTGATGTTGCCCGACGCTGTGGAGATTTGACGCGTTTCATCCACTACCTCATTGGTAAGCTTAGCCACCTTCTTGATGAGTTCATGGAGCTGCCCCAGAAAGATATTAAAATCCCGGCTCAGACTATCAAATTCAGGCACGGTAAAATCCGGGATCCGCACGGTTAAATCGGCATCTCTGGCGGCATAAATGTGAATGGTGTCTTCAAATTTAGACAAAGGTACAGTGATGCTTTTACTGATCATCAGACCTAACCCGGCAACCCCGAAAGACACCACTAAAGTAAACACCAGTATATTCGCGATGCTCTCATAGAGCCGTACTTCGTTTTCGTCTCGCATTGACTTAACCAGCGCATCTACATCGTCTGTGTAAAAGCCGGTGCCCACAATCAGATCCCATTTAGCGATATAAATGCTGTAGGCCAGCTTAGGCAGTGGTTCCGTCTTACCCAGCTTTGGAAAATAGTAAACCGAATACCCATCGCCCGTTTGCGCCGATGTAATGATGTCCCGTACCAGGTAATTACCTCGTTTATCCTGCAAGTCAATGAAGTTTTTACCAATACCCTGATCGCTGTCGCCCTGCATTACACGCGTTCCGTCGGGCTTAAAACC carries:
- a CDS encoding methyl-accepting chemotaxis protein, coding for MKLKIKSRLILLSLIPVIIISSVVTLITYLEAKKLNEVQVDLSRKEMMRMKRVELKAYLEIAKTVLTPLMQGDHAESEAIALLKNIKFSGTGYLFGFKPDGTRVMQGDSDQGIGKNFIDLQDKRGNYLVRDIITSAQTGDGYSVYYFPKLGKTEPLPKLAYSIYIAKWDLIVGTGFYTDDVDALVKSMRDENEVRLYESIANILVFTLVVSFGVAGLGLMISKSITVPLSKFEDTIHIYAARDADLTVRIPDFTVPEFDSLSRDFNIFLGQLHELIKKVAKLTNEVVDETRQISTASGNINSILLRQQTETELIATAMTQLTASAEEISRNANEAANSAKNADSSANDTRHSVDEAMNSVNTLAEKLDEASSVISKLEGDVQGISGSLSIIQEIAEQTNLLALNAAIEAARAGEQGRGFAVVADEVRELATRTQKSASQILGVINTLTDGSKDAVRAMESSKSYSATTVDKAASASESLKQIVQFINEILSVNEHIADATKEQNIVDKEVSERTDSISQHSKESVSIGTENLAVSTNLSEKAGELAAIVNRFKI